A single genomic interval of Corvus cornix cornix isolate S_Up_H32 chromosome 1, ASM73873v5, whole genome shotgun sequence harbors:
- the LOC104687001 gene encoding Holliday junction recognition protein isoform X3, translated as MPSASGQYNHPFEDDLLVSMDTLTYDTPDGPKRWGQVSKKDVKKWKKKIFKHNRQSQRNREISEQQSSDFEDEHSTVHQESSENSGVDTSDAGEESDIVSVRRKFEDIHLQNLDVDDGQVQKKEIVQVDLIVQGDERNIPKWITVTSPGLLKSQHLTSPLQELIDDQAVVRRKKLKLSGECSSSKYLQLQHSDVPISSTTITTPRHQPCSELSKTLSDSIHGDYQSADEECSWSNTTLADLYPGMVEVFTRLMAKRSQRKVLKYMFGHLRSKRHSRRPKLNVTVDNIRRLGACKLKKPFHSICSCGSEDEQNPTFGNESREFCYDNCLISNSSGLAPYTDTNAIKMDFCDSSLEQHLASGKGQIVSKDNTAFPDVMARMGETFLVEDELPTTASPKNLEYTESEKMACKHFSEYSIITSPASSDSRALHLVKESKTQKSDVSCVDTSELCSSACSSHGNSNNSVPITNYSPARSSNTVLTYPEKIISERQTTFQHKHSFSSRFMNQSPSKMPHKYEDAFEELYYKVCSEEFQKSLTLTRPLLNSQDLEEKGRLVKSQLSDFVRSTKQCNTEFDRIYERLGRESVPKFPGFQRASNLRKYEEIQMPETVNALVNSPVRTYSAISRIKRAGNFQNSLPCSPTKRLKLIPEHYFSSRKCQDFSHRKMVNLQTAGMDFLSTYNCSNPSFFADHSCHCQDSGFHDSSDKGFLGIPGTSLQESGSAGAHSGWPGAMENCSSPRNVRKCHKRVYRKLSYTDGKDQW; from the exons ATGCCCAGTGCCAGTGGCCAG tataATCATCCGTTTGAAGATGACTTACTTGTTTCCATGGATACCCTCACTTATGATACACCTGACG GACCAAAACGATGGGGACAAGTGTCAAAGAAGGAtgttaaaaaatggaagaagaaaatatttaag catAATAGACAAAGTCAAAGGAATAGAG AAATATCAGAGCAACAGAGCAGTGATTTTGAAGATGAACACTCAACAGTACATCAG GAATCTTCTGAGAACTCTGGTGTGGATACATCTGATGCAG GTGAAGAAAGTGATATAGTTTcagtaagaagaaaatttgaagaCATTCACCTCCAG AATCTGGATGTAGATGATGGACAAGTCCAAAAGAAAGAGATAGTTCAAGTGGATCTGATAGTACAAGGTGATGAGAGAAACATTCCCAAATGGATAACG gtaACATCTCCAGGTTTGTTGAAAAGTCAGCATTTAACTTCACCACTGCAAGAACTGATTG aCGATCAAGCTGTTGTTCGCCGAAAGAAACTAAAGTTGTCAGGTGAATGTTCTTCATCCAAGTATCTACAGTTACAACATTCTGATGTTCCCATTTCATCAACTACAATAACCACACCCAGGCATCAACCTTGTTCagaactgagcaaaactttgAGTGATAGTATCCATGGAGATTACCAATCTGCAGATGAGGAATGCTCCTGGAGCAATACAACTCTTGCAGACTTGTATCCAGGAATGGTAGAGGTATTTACAAGGCTCATGGCCAAGCGGTCTCAGAGAAAAGTGTTAAAATACATGTTTGGACACTTAAGGTCCAAGAGGCATTCTAGACGACCAAAGCTCAATGTCACTGTGGACAATATCAGGAGGTTAGGAGCCTGTAAACTGAAGAAACCATTTCACAGCATATGTAGCTGCGGAAGTGAAGACGAGCAGAATCCAACTTTTGGAAATGAGAGCAGAGAATTTTGTTATGACAATTGCCTCATTAGTAATTCATCTGGTCTGGCACCTTATACTGATACAAATGCAATCAAAATGGACTTCTGTGACTCAAGTCTGGAACAACATTTGGCATCTGGAAAGGGCCAAATAGTCTCCAAAGACAACACTGCTTTTCCTGATGTTATGGCTAGAATGGGAGAAACATTTCTAGTTGAAGATGAATTACCGACTACTGCCTCACCAAAGAATTTAGAATacacagaaagtgaaaaaatggcTTGCAAACATTTCTCAGAATACAGTATTATAACATCACCTGCCAGTTCAGATTCAAGAGCACTTCATCTTGTAAAAGAGAGTAAGACTCAGAAAAGTGACGTTTCTTGTGTTGATACCTCAGAGTTGTGTTCATCTGCTTGCAGTTCCCATGGCAATAGTAACAATTCTGTACCTATCACAAACTATTCTCCTGCAAGATCATCAAATACTGTGCTCACATatcctgaaaaaataatttctgaaagacAAACTACTTTCCAGCACAAACACTCATTTTCCTCACGGTTTATGAATCAGAGTCCTTCAAAGATGCCCCATAAATATGAAGATGCATTTGAGGAACTCTACTACAAAGTGTGTTCTGAAGAATTCCAAAAGTCTTTGACATTGACAAGACCTCTTTTAAACTCACAGGACCttgaagagaaaggaaggttAGTGAAGAGTCAGTTAAGTGATTTTGTGAGGTCCACTAAACAGTGTAATACAGAATTTGACAGGATCTATGAGCGGCTGGGTAGGGAGTCTGTTCCAAAATTTCCTGGGTTTCAGAGAGCTTCAAATTTaaggaaatatgaagaaatacaGATGCCTGAAACTGTAAATGCTCTTGTTAACTCTCCTGTTCGAACTTATTCTGCAATTTCCAGAATTAAAAGAGCAGGAAATTTTCAAAACTCTCTTCCTTGTTCACCAACAAAGCGGCTGAAACTTATACcagaacattatttttcttcaaggaaATGTCAAgatttttcccacagaaaaatgGTTAATCTTCAGACAGCTGGCATGGATTTTTTGAGCACATACAACTGCAGCAACCCCAGCTTTTTTGCAGATCACAGCTGTCATTGTCAG GACTCTGGATTTCATGATTCTTCAGATAAAGGTTTTCTTGGTATTCCTGGCACTTCCCTGCAAG AATCTGGGAGTGCAGGTGCACACTCTGGTTGGCCTGGGGCAATGGAGAATTGCAGCTCTCCCAGAAATGTGAGGAAGTGTCACAAAAG
- the LOC104687001 gene encoding Holliday junction recognition protein isoform X5 gives MERDAAVQEGLRRSNARFMASMNSILERYNHPFEDDLLVSMDTLTYDTPDGPKRWGQVSKKDVKKWKKKIFKHNRQSQRNREISEQQSSDFEDEHSTVHQESSENSGVDTSDAGEESDIVSVRRKFEDIHLQNLDVDDGQVQKKEIVQVDLIVQGDERNIPKWITVTSPGLLKSQHLTSPLQELIDDQAVVRRKKLKLSGECSSSKYLQLQHSDVPISSTTITTPRHQPCSELSKTLSDSIHGDYQSADEECSWSNTTLADLYPGMVEVFTRLMAKRSQRKVLKYMFGHLRSKRHSRRPKLNVTVDNIRRLGACKLKKPFHSICSCGSEDEQNPTFGNESREFCYDNCLISNSSGLAPYTDTNAIKMDFCDSSLEQHLASGKGQIVSKDNTAFPDVMARMGETFLVEDELPTTASPKNLEYTESEKMACKHFSEYSIITSPASSDSRALHLVKESKTQKSDVSCVDTSELCSSACSSHGNSNNSVPITNYSPARSSNTVLTYPEKIISERQTTFQHKHSFSSRFMNQSPSKMPHKYEDAFEELYYKVCSEEFQKSLTLTRPLLNSQDLEEKGRKCQDFSHRKMVNLQTAGMDFLSTYNCSNPSFFADHSCHCQDSGFHDSSDKGFLGIPGTSLQESGSAGAHSGWPGAMENCSSPRNVRKCHKRVYRKLSYTDGKDQW, from the exons ATGGAGCGGGATGCGGCAGTGCAGGAGGGGCTGCGGCGGAGCAACGCCCGCTTCATGGCCTCCATGAACAGCATCCTGGAGCGG tataATCATCCGTTTGAAGATGACTTACTTGTTTCCATGGATACCCTCACTTATGATACACCTGACG GACCAAAACGATGGGGACAAGTGTCAAAGAAGGAtgttaaaaaatggaagaagaaaatatttaag catAATAGACAAAGTCAAAGGAATAGAG AAATATCAGAGCAACAGAGCAGTGATTTTGAAGATGAACACTCAACAGTACATCAG GAATCTTCTGAGAACTCTGGTGTGGATACATCTGATGCAG GTGAAGAAAGTGATATAGTTTcagtaagaagaaaatttgaagaCATTCACCTCCAG AATCTGGATGTAGATGATGGACAAGTCCAAAAGAAAGAGATAGTTCAAGTGGATCTGATAGTACAAGGTGATGAGAGAAACATTCCCAAATGGATAACG gtaACATCTCCAGGTTTGTTGAAAAGTCAGCATTTAACTTCACCACTGCAAGAACTGATTG aCGATCAAGCTGTTGTTCGCCGAAAGAAACTAAAGTTGTCAGGTGAATGTTCTTCATCCAAGTATCTACAGTTACAACATTCTGATGTTCCCATTTCATCAACTACAATAACCACACCCAGGCATCAACCTTGTTCagaactgagcaaaactttgAGTGATAGTATCCATGGAGATTACCAATCTGCAGATGAGGAATGCTCCTGGAGCAATACAACTCTTGCAGACTTGTATCCAGGAATGGTAGAGGTATTTACAAGGCTCATGGCCAAGCGGTCTCAGAGAAAAGTGTTAAAATACATGTTTGGACACTTAAGGTCCAAGAGGCATTCTAGACGACCAAAGCTCAATGTCACTGTGGACAATATCAGGAGGTTAGGAGCCTGTAAACTGAAGAAACCATTTCACAGCATATGTAGCTGCGGAAGTGAAGACGAGCAGAATCCAACTTTTGGAAATGAGAGCAGAGAATTTTGTTATGACAATTGCCTCATTAGTAATTCATCTGGTCTGGCACCTTATACTGATACAAATGCAATCAAAATGGACTTCTGTGACTCAAGTCTGGAACAACATTTGGCATCTGGAAAGGGCCAAATAGTCTCCAAAGACAACACTGCTTTTCCTGATGTTATGGCTAGAATGGGAGAAACATTTCTAGTTGAAGATGAATTACCGACTACTGCCTCACCAAAGAATTTAGAATacacagaaagtgaaaaaatggcTTGCAAACATTTCTCAGAATACAGTATTATAACATCACCTGCCAGTTCAGATTCAAGAGCACTTCATCTTGTAAAAGAGAGTAAGACTCAGAAAAGTGACGTTTCTTGTGTTGATACCTCAGAGTTGTGTTCATCTGCTTGCAGTTCCCATGGCAATAGTAACAATTCTGTACCTATCACAAACTATTCTCCTGCAAGATCATCAAATACTGTGCTCACATatcctgaaaaaataatttctgaaagacAAACTACTTTCCAGCACAAACACTCATTTTCCTCACGGTTTATGAATCAGAGTCCTTCAAAGATGCCCCATAAATATGAAGATGCATTTGAGGAACTCTACTACAAAGTGTGTTCTGAAGAATTCCAAAAGTCTTTGACATTGACAAGACCTCTTTTAAACTCACAGGACCttgaagagaaaggaag gaaATGTCAAgatttttcccacagaaaaatgGTTAATCTTCAGACAGCTGGCATGGATTTTTTGAGCACATACAACTGCAGCAACCCCAGCTTTTTTGCAGATCACAGCTGTCATTGTCAG GACTCTGGATTTCATGATTCTTCAGATAAAGGTTTTCTTGGTATTCCTGGCACTTCCCTGCAAG AATCTGGGAGTGCAGGTGCACACTCTGGTTGGCCTGGGGCAATGGAGAATTGCAGCTCTCCCAGAAATGTGAGGAAGTGTCACAAAAG
- the LOC104687001 gene encoding Holliday junction recognition protein isoform X2 produces the protein MERDAAVQEGLRRSNARFMASMNSILERYNHPFEDDLLVSMDTLTYDTPDGPKRWGQVSKKDVKKWKKKIFKHNRQSQRNREISEQQSSDFEDEHSTVHQESSENSGVDTSDAGEESDIVSVRRKFEDIHLQNLDVDDGQVQKKEIVQVDLIVQGDERNIPKWITVTSPDDQAVVRRKKLKLSGECSSSKYLQLQHSDVPISSTTITTPRHQPCSELSKTLSDSIHGDYQSADEECSWSNTTLADLYPGMVEVFTRLMAKRSQRKVLKYMFGHLRSKRHSRRPKLNVTVDNIRRLGACKLKKPFHSICSCGSEDEQNPTFGNESREFCYDNCLISNSSGLAPYTDTNAIKMDFCDSSLEQHLASGKGQIVSKDNTAFPDVMARMGETFLVEDELPTTASPKNLEYTESEKMACKHFSEYSIITSPASSDSRALHLVKESKTQKSDVSCVDTSELCSSACSSHGNSNNSVPITNYSPARSSNTVLTYPEKIISERQTTFQHKHSFSSRFMNQSPSKMPHKYEDAFEELYYKVCSEEFQKSLTLTRPLLNSQDLEEKGRLVKSQLSDFVRSTKQCNTEFDRIYERLGRESVPKFPGFQRASNLRKYEEIQMPETVNALVNSPVRTYSAISRIKRAGNFQNSLPCSPTKRLKLIPEHYFSSRKCQDFSHRKMVNLQTAGMDFLSTYNCSNPSFFADHSCHCQDSGFHDSSDKGFLGIPGTSLQESGSAGAHSGWPGAMENCSSPRNVRKCHKRVYRKLSYTDGKDQW, from the exons ATGGAGCGGGATGCGGCAGTGCAGGAGGGGCTGCGGCGGAGCAACGCCCGCTTCATGGCCTCCATGAACAGCATCCTGGAGCGG tataATCATCCGTTTGAAGATGACTTACTTGTTTCCATGGATACCCTCACTTATGATACACCTGACG GACCAAAACGATGGGGACAAGTGTCAAAGAAGGAtgttaaaaaatggaagaagaaaatatttaag catAATAGACAAAGTCAAAGGAATAGAG AAATATCAGAGCAACAGAGCAGTGATTTTGAAGATGAACACTCAACAGTACATCAG GAATCTTCTGAGAACTCTGGTGTGGATACATCTGATGCAG GTGAAGAAAGTGATATAGTTTcagtaagaagaaaatttgaagaCATTCACCTCCAG AATCTGGATGTAGATGATGGACAAGTCCAAAAGAAAGAGATAGTTCAAGTGGATCTGATAGTACAAGGTGATGAGAGAAACATTCCCAAATGGATAACG gtaACATCTCCAG aCGATCAAGCTGTTGTTCGCCGAAAGAAACTAAAGTTGTCAGGTGAATGTTCTTCATCCAAGTATCTACAGTTACAACATTCTGATGTTCCCATTTCATCAACTACAATAACCACACCCAGGCATCAACCTTGTTCagaactgagcaaaactttgAGTGATAGTATCCATGGAGATTACCAATCTGCAGATGAGGAATGCTCCTGGAGCAATACAACTCTTGCAGACTTGTATCCAGGAATGGTAGAGGTATTTACAAGGCTCATGGCCAAGCGGTCTCAGAGAAAAGTGTTAAAATACATGTTTGGACACTTAAGGTCCAAGAGGCATTCTAGACGACCAAAGCTCAATGTCACTGTGGACAATATCAGGAGGTTAGGAGCCTGTAAACTGAAGAAACCATTTCACAGCATATGTAGCTGCGGAAGTGAAGACGAGCAGAATCCAACTTTTGGAAATGAGAGCAGAGAATTTTGTTATGACAATTGCCTCATTAGTAATTCATCTGGTCTGGCACCTTATACTGATACAAATGCAATCAAAATGGACTTCTGTGACTCAAGTCTGGAACAACATTTGGCATCTGGAAAGGGCCAAATAGTCTCCAAAGACAACACTGCTTTTCCTGATGTTATGGCTAGAATGGGAGAAACATTTCTAGTTGAAGATGAATTACCGACTACTGCCTCACCAAAGAATTTAGAATacacagaaagtgaaaaaatggcTTGCAAACATTTCTCAGAATACAGTATTATAACATCACCTGCCAGTTCAGATTCAAGAGCACTTCATCTTGTAAAAGAGAGTAAGACTCAGAAAAGTGACGTTTCTTGTGTTGATACCTCAGAGTTGTGTTCATCTGCTTGCAGTTCCCATGGCAATAGTAACAATTCTGTACCTATCACAAACTATTCTCCTGCAAGATCATCAAATACTGTGCTCACATatcctgaaaaaataatttctgaaagacAAACTACTTTCCAGCACAAACACTCATTTTCCTCACGGTTTATGAATCAGAGTCCTTCAAAGATGCCCCATAAATATGAAGATGCATTTGAGGAACTCTACTACAAAGTGTGTTCTGAAGAATTCCAAAAGTCTTTGACATTGACAAGACCTCTTTTAAACTCACAGGACCttgaagagaaaggaaggttAGTGAAGAGTCAGTTAAGTGATTTTGTGAGGTCCACTAAACAGTGTAATACAGAATTTGACAGGATCTATGAGCGGCTGGGTAGGGAGTCTGTTCCAAAATTTCCTGGGTTTCAGAGAGCTTCAAATTTaaggaaatatgaagaaatacaGATGCCTGAAACTGTAAATGCTCTTGTTAACTCTCCTGTTCGAACTTATTCTGCAATTTCCAGAATTAAAAGAGCAGGAAATTTTCAAAACTCTCTTCCTTGTTCACCAACAAAGCGGCTGAAACTTATACcagaacattatttttcttcaaggaaATGTCAAgatttttcccacagaaaaatgGTTAATCTTCAGACAGCTGGCATGGATTTTTTGAGCACATACAACTGCAGCAACCCCAGCTTTTTTGCAGATCACAGCTGTCATTGTCAG GACTCTGGATTTCATGATTCTTCAGATAAAGGTTTTCTTGGTATTCCTGGCACTTCCCTGCAAG AATCTGGGAGTGCAGGTGCACACTCTGGTTGGCCTGGGGCAATGGAGAATTGCAGCTCTCCCAGAAATGTGAGGAAGTGTCACAAAAG
- the LOC104687001 gene encoding Holliday junction recognition protein isoform X1 has protein sequence MERDAAVQEGLRRSNARFMASMNSILERYNHPFEDDLLVSMDTLTYDTPDGPKRWGQVSKKDVKKWKKKIFKHNRQSQRNREISEQQSSDFEDEHSTVHQESSENSGVDTSDAGEESDIVSVRRKFEDIHLQNLDVDDGQVQKKEIVQVDLIVQGDERNIPKWITVTSPGLLKSQHLTSPLQELIDDQAVVRRKKLKLSGECSSSKYLQLQHSDVPISSTTITTPRHQPCSELSKTLSDSIHGDYQSADEECSWSNTTLADLYPGMVEVFTRLMAKRSQRKVLKYMFGHLRSKRHSRRPKLNVTVDNIRRLGACKLKKPFHSICSCGSEDEQNPTFGNESREFCYDNCLISNSSGLAPYTDTNAIKMDFCDSSLEQHLASGKGQIVSKDNTAFPDVMARMGETFLVEDELPTTASPKNLEYTESEKMACKHFSEYSIITSPASSDSRALHLVKESKTQKSDVSCVDTSELCSSACSSHGNSNNSVPITNYSPARSSNTVLTYPEKIISERQTTFQHKHSFSSRFMNQSPSKMPHKYEDAFEELYYKVCSEEFQKSLTLTRPLLNSQDLEEKGRLVKSQLSDFVRSTKQCNTEFDRIYERLGRESVPKFPGFQRASNLRKYEEIQMPETVNALVNSPVRTYSAISRIKRAGNFQNSLPCSPTKRLKLIPEHYFSSRKCQDFSHRKMVNLQTAGMDFLSTYNCSNPSFFADHSCHCQDSGFHDSSDKGFLGIPGTSLQESGSAGAHSGWPGAMENCSSPRNVRKCHKRVYRKLSYTDGKDQW, from the exons ATGGAGCGGGATGCGGCAGTGCAGGAGGGGCTGCGGCGGAGCAACGCCCGCTTCATGGCCTCCATGAACAGCATCCTGGAGCGG tataATCATCCGTTTGAAGATGACTTACTTGTTTCCATGGATACCCTCACTTATGATACACCTGACG GACCAAAACGATGGGGACAAGTGTCAAAGAAGGAtgttaaaaaatggaagaagaaaatatttaag catAATAGACAAAGTCAAAGGAATAGAG AAATATCAGAGCAACAGAGCAGTGATTTTGAAGATGAACACTCAACAGTACATCAG GAATCTTCTGAGAACTCTGGTGTGGATACATCTGATGCAG GTGAAGAAAGTGATATAGTTTcagtaagaagaaaatttgaagaCATTCACCTCCAG AATCTGGATGTAGATGATGGACAAGTCCAAAAGAAAGAGATAGTTCAAGTGGATCTGATAGTACAAGGTGATGAGAGAAACATTCCCAAATGGATAACG gtaACATCTCCAGGTTTGTTGAAAAGTCAGCATTTAACTTCACCACTGCAAGAACTGATTG aCGATCAAGCTGTTGTTCGCCGAAAGAAACTAAAGTTGTCAGGTGAATGTTCTTCATCCAAGTATCTACAGTTACAACATTCTGATGTTCCCATTTCATCAACTACAATAACCACACCCAGGCATCAACCTTGTTCagaactgagcaaaactttgAGTGATAGTATCCATGGAGATTACCAATCTGCAGATGAGGAATGCTCCTGGAGCAATACAACTCTTGCAGACTTGTATCCAGGAATGGTAGAGGTATTTACAAGGCTCATGGCCAAGCGGTCTCAGAGAAAAGTGTTAAAATACATGTTTGGACACTTAAGGTCCAAGAGGCATTCTAGACGACCAAAGCTCAATGTCACTGTGGACAATATCAGGAGGTTAGGAGCCTGTAAACTGAAGAAACCATTTCACAGCATATGTAGCTGCGGAAGTGAAGACGAGCAGAATCCAACTTTTGGAAATGAGAGCAGAGAATTTTGTTATGACAATTGCCTCATTAGTAATTCATCTGGTCTGGCACCTTATACTGATACAAATGCAATCAAAATGGACTTCTGTGACTCAAGTCTGGAACAACATTTGGCATCTGGAAAGGGCCAAATAGTCTCCAAAGACAACACTGCTTTTCCTGATGTTATGGCTAGAATGGGAGAAACATTTCTAGTTGAAGATGAATTACCGACTACTGCCTCACCAAAGAATTTAGAATacacagaaagtgaaaaaatggcTTGCAAACATTTCTCAGAATACAGTATTATAACATCACCTGCCAGTTCAGATTCAAGAGCACTTCATCTTGTAAAAGAGAGTAAGACTCAGAAAAGTGACGTTTCTTGTGTTGATACCTCAGAGTTGTGTTCATCTGCTTGCAGTTCCCATGGCAATAGTAACAATTCTGTACCTATCACAAACTATTCTCCTGCAAGATCATCAAATACTGTGCTCACATatcctgaaaaaataatttctgaaagacAAACTACTTTCCAGCACAAACACTCATTTTCCTCACGGTTTATGAATCAGAGTCCTTCAAAGATGCCCCATAAATATGAAGATGCATTTGAGGAACTCTACTACAAAGTGTGTTCTGAAGAATTCCAAAAGTCTTTGACATTGACAAGACCTCTTTTAAACTCACAGGACCttgaagagaaaggaaggttAGTGAAGAGTCAGTTAAGTGATTTTGTGAGGTCCACTAAACAGTGTAATACAGAATTTGACAGGATCTATGAGCGGCTGGGTAGGGAGTCTGTTCCAAAATTTCCTGGGTTTCAGAGAGCTTCAAATTTaaggaaatatgaagaaatacaGATGCCTGAAACTGTAAATGCTCTTGTTAACTCTCCTGTTCGAACTTATTCTGCAATTTCCAGAATTAAAAGAGCAGGAAATTTTCAAAACTCTCTTCCTTGTTCACCAACAAAGCGGCTGAAACTTATACcagaacattatttttcttcaaggaaATGTCAAgatttttcccacagaaaaatgGTTAATCTTCAGACAGCTGGCATGGATTTTTTGAGCACATACAACTGCAGCAACCCCAGCTTTTTTGCAGATCACAGCTGTCATTGTCAG GACTCTGGATTTCATGATTCTTCAGATAAAGGTTTTCTTGGTATTCCTGGCACTTCCCTGCAAG AATCTGGGAGTGCAGGTGCACACTCTGGTTGGCCTGGGGCAATGGAGAATTGCAGCTCTCCCAGAAATGTGAGGAAGTGTCACAAAAG